The following proteins come from a genomic window of Aquimarina sp. MAR_2010_214:
- a CDS encoding DUF547 domain-containing protein gives MKAPKIILVLFAILSINQMQSQNSFDHIIWDQALLLNVSDDGKVDYNGFMRDSSQLYRYFKQLSENPPQENWTREEKLAYWINAYNAYTIKLVIDSYPLKSIKDLDDPWGKKFFKIDGVWHSLGELEHKILRKFGDPRIHFAINCASISCPVVWNRAYTADNLNTALDHQTEKFINDPTRNTITKDKVIVSKIFTWYKKDFKVNGGNVKDFINRYASIKIDKQSKKGYKEYNWKLNEHSNEYPAAVVLD, from the coding sequence ATGAAAGCTCCAAAAATTATATTAGTGCTATTTGCTATACTATCAATAAATCAAATGCAATCACAAAACAGTTTTGATCACATCATTTGGGATCAAGCATTATTACTAAATGTATCTGATGATGGAAAAGTAGATTATAACGGATTTATGAGAGACAGCTCTCAATTATACCGATATTTTAAACAACTTTCTGAAAATCCACCTCAAGAAAATTGGACAAGAGAAGAGAAATTAGCGTATTGGATCAATGCCTATAATGCATATACCATAAAACTTGTAATAGATAGTTACCCTTTAAAAAGTATTAAAGATCTTGATGATCCTTGGGGTAAAAAATTCTTCAAAATTGATGGAGTATGGCATAGTTTAGGTGAACTAGAACATAAAATTTTAAGAAAATTTGGAGATCCCAGAATTCACTTTGCTATCAACTGTGCATCAATTTCTTGCCCTGTGGTATGGAACAGAGCATATACTGCCGATAACCTTAATACTGCTCTGGATCATCAAACTGAAAAGTTTATTAATGACCCTACCCGAAACACTATTACAAAAGATAAAGTCATAGTTTCGAAAATATTTACCTGGTATAAAAAAGACTTTAAAGTAAATGGTGGAAATGTTAAAGATTTTATCAATCGATATGCTTCAATAAAAATTGATAAACAATCAAAAAAAGGATACAAAGAATATAATTGGAAGCTAAATGAGCATTCAAATGAGTATCCTGCAGCAGTTGTACTAGATTAG